The following proteins are encoded in a genomic region of Alnus glutinosa chromosome 8, dhAlnGlut1.1, whole genome shotgun sequence:
- the LOC133875798 gene encoding flavin-containing monooxygenase FMO GS-OX-like 9 produces the protein MVSARNQSKHVCVIGSGPSGLVAARELRKEGHSVVVLEQNHDVGGQWLYDPFVEGEDPLGRETFGKVHSSIYASLRLISPREIMGFTDFPFLVKKDRDMRRFPGHRELFLYLKDFCEWFGLREMIRFNTRVEYVGMVDSGAIGNDLKWVVRSREKEAENVAQEVFDAVVVATGHYSQPKLPSIKGMDAWKRKQMHSHIYRDPQPFRDEVVVVIGNSFSGQDISMELVEVAKEVHLSSKSLNITEGLSKVISKHENLHLRPQIKSLHEDGRVLFVDGSWVIADSILFCTGYSYKFPFLDTKGKVGVDDERVGPLYEHTFPPSLAPSLSFVGIPKKIIGFPFFESQAKWIAQLLSGKRALPSWDDMMQSIKEFYLSRDVAGIPKQNTHDIAEFEYCDRYGDHVGFPHLEEWKKQLCISALVNAEANLETYRDSWPDDDHELLQEALQSPHFTQLSTEALTLS, from the exons ATGGTTTCCGCAAGgaatcaatcaaaacatgtgtgTGTGATCGGCTCCGGGCCGTCGGGGCTTGTGGCGGCGAGGGAGTTGAGAAAAGAAGGCCACAGTGTGGTGGTTTTGGAACAAAACCATGATGTTGGAGGGCAATGGCTGTACGACCCATTTGTGGAGGGTGAGGATCCTCTAGGAAGGGAGACTTTTGGAAAGGTCCACAGCAGCATTTATGCATCTTTGAGGCTGATATCTCCAAGGGAGATCATGGGGTTCACGGATTTTCCATTTCTGGTCAAGAAAGACAGGGATATGAGAAGGTTCCCTGGCCACAGGGAACTTTTTCTGTATCTAAAAGACTTTTGTGAGTGGTTTGGGTTGAGGGAGATGATAAGGTTCAACACTAGGGTGGAGTATGTGGGGATGGTGGATTCTGGCGCCATTGGTAATGATTTGAAATGGGTTGTTAGGAGTAGAGAAAAGGAGGCTGAGAATGTGGCGCAAGAGGTGTTTGATGCAGTGGTTGTCGCCACTGGCCATTACTCTCAGCCTAAGTTGCCTTCCATTAAAG GAATGGATGCGTGGAAAAGGAAGCAAATGCATAGTCACATCTACAGAGATCCACAGCCATTTCGCGATGAG GTTGTGGTGGTGATCGGAAATTCGTTCAGCGGACAAGATATATCAATGGAGCTTGTGGAAGTGGCAAAGGAAGTCCACCTCAGCTCCAAATCTCTTAACATTACAGAAGGTCTATCAAAAGTCATCTCAAAACATGAGAACTTGCATCTTCGTCCTCAG ATAAAATCTCTTCATGAAGATGGACGGGTTCTATTCGTTGACGGGTCTTGGGTCATTGCTGATTCTATCTTATTCTGCACAGG GTATTCATATAAGTTCCCATTTCTTGACACCAAAGGGAAAGTTGGTGTGGATGATGAAAGAGTGGGTCCTTTGTATGAGCACACATTCCCTCCTTCTCTTGCTCCCTCCCTCTCTTTTGTAGGTATTCCCAAAAAG ATTATAGGGTTCCCTTTCTTTGAGTCACAAGCAAAATGGATAGCTCAGCTGCTCTCCGGCAAAAGAGCATTGCCATCATGGGATGACATGATGCAGTCCATTAAGGAGTTTTACCTCTCTCGGGATGTTGCTGGCATTCCAAAGCAAAATACACATGATATCGCCGAATTTGAG TATTGTGATAGATACGGAGATCATGTTGGATTCCCACACTTGGAAGAATGGAAGAAACAGCTGTGTATCTCAGCTTTAGTAAATGCTGAGGCCAACTTAGAGACGTATCGTGATTCATGGCCGGATGATGATCACGAGCTGCTTCAAGAGGCTCTTCAAAGTCCTCATTTCACTCAACTTTCAACTGAAGCTTTGACTCTGTCATGA